The following proteins are encoded in a genomic region of Pseudomonas sp. Os17:
- the pnuC gene encoding nicotinamide riboside transporter PnuC: MSGLELFAAALGVIAVWLTVRQNPWCWPIGLVMVLLYSWIFYEVKLYSDMLLQVVYAVLQLYGWWQWTRGGDQHQGRPVSQLQTVGLLQGLALGALGSLLLGAAMAHWTDAAQPWLDAALTAFSLVAQWWMAQKRVQCWPLWIAVDVIFVGLFVYKALYLTAALYALFTLLAVQGWRTWRADPALQS, encoded by the coding sequence ATGTCCGGGCTTGAACTGTTTGCCGCTGCGCTAGGCGTGATCGCCGTCTGGCTGACGGTCAGGCAGAACCCCTGGTGCTGGCCCATCGGCCTGGTCATGGTGCTGCTCTACAGCTGGATCTTCTACGAGGTCAAACTCTATTCCGACATGCTCCTGCAAGTGGTCTACGCCGTGCTGCAGCTCTATGGCTGGTGGCAATGGACCCGGGGTGGCGATCAGCATCAGGGGCGCCCGGTCAGCCAGTTGCAGACCGTCGGCCTGCTCCAGGGCCTGGCCCTGGGGGCGCTGGGCAGCCTGTTGCTGGGCGCGGCCATGGCCCACTGGACCGACGCTGCCCAGCCCTGGCTCGATGCCGCCCTGACCGCCTTCAGTCTGGTGGCGCAGTGGTGGATGGCGCAGAAACGCGTGCAATGCTGGCCATTGTGGATCGCCGTGGACGTGATCTTCGTCGGCCTGTTCGTCTACAAGGCGCTGTACCTGACCGCCGCGCTCTACGCCCTGTTCACCCTGCTGGCGGTCCAGGGCTGGCGCACCTGGCGCGCCGACCCGGCCCTGCAATCGTGA
- a CDS encoding AAA family ATPase, giving the protein MKVLVLTGPESSGKSWLAAELQAHFGGIQVGEYVRHFIEQERRDTCLADIPAIARGQLAWEDQARSQQPALLILDTHLLSNLLWSQALFGDCPAWLEPQLLARHYDLHLLLSPEDVDWSDDGQRCQPQLEQRLAFFAATRQWLERHGQAYRVIRGDWQARRQQAFAQVRQLLQD; this is encoded by the coding sequence GTGAAGGTGCTGGTCCTCACCGGCCCCGAGTCCAGCGGCAAGAGCTGGCTGGCGGCCGAGCTGCAAGCGCACTTCGGCGGCATCCAGGTGGGCGAGTACGTGCGCCACTTCATCGAGCAGGAACGCCGCGACACCTGCCTGGCGGACATCCCCGCGATCGCCCGTGGCCAATTGGCCTGGGAGGATCAGGCGCGCTCGCAGCAGCCGGCCCTGCTGATCCTCGACACCCACCTGCTGAGCAACCTGCTGTGGAGCCAGGCCCTGTTCGGCGATTGCCCGGCCTGGCTGGAGCCGCAACTGCTGGCCCGCCACTACGACCTGCACCTGCTGCTATCGCCGGAGGATGTGGACTGGAGCGATGACGGTCAGCGCTGCCAGCCGCAACTGGAACAGCGCCTGGCCTTCTTTGCCGCCACCCGGCAGTGGCTGGAGCGCCATGGGCAAGCCTATCGGGTCATTCGCGGGGATTGGCAGGCGCGCCGGCAACAGGCCTTTGCCCAGGTCCGGCAACTGCTGCAGGACTGA
- a CDS encoding C39 family peptidase, protein MRTAIIILLLSLCGPVYSAQMAVAGLAGGGLIFKQVQSVRERKFSDIVEQKTDFSCGAAALATILRQAYWLDVNEEQVIKGMLMNSDQKLVQTQGFSMLDMKRYAESIGMRARGYRIPPEKLEAVTIPVVVLMEIRGYKHFVVMQRAQKDWVYIGDPVLGHKRYTHEDFVKGWNGIVFAIIGPGYDKANALLDPPAPLTAKNKLDTFYPVKDAELMDFGFIQSDFF, encoded by the coding sequence ATGCGTACTGCGATCATCATTCTACTGTTGAGCCTATGCGGCCCCGTGTACTCGGCACAGATGGCCGTGGCCGGACTCGCGGGCGGCGGCCTGATCTTCAAGCAAGTGCAAAGTGTGCGTGAGCGCAAATTCAGCGACATCGTCGAACAGAAGACCGACTTCAGTTGCGGCGCCGCAGCGCTGGCAACCATCCTGCGTCAGGCCTACTGGCTGGACGTCAACGAGGAACAAGTGATCAAGGGCATGCTGATGAATTCGGACCAGAAGCTGGTCCAGACTCAGGGCTTCTCGATGCTTGACATGAAACGCTATGCAGAAAGTATCGGCATGCGCGCCAGGGGTTACCGGATTCCTCCGGAAAAGCTCGAGGCGGTGACCATCCCGGTGGTCGTACTGATGGAAATTCGCGGCTACAAACACTTCGTGGTGATGCAGCGGGCCCAGAAAGACTGGGTCTACATCGGTGATCCGGTGCTGGGTCACAAACGCTACACCCATGAAGACTTCGTCAAGGGCTGGAACGGCATCGTCTTTGCCATCATCGGCCCGGGCTATGACAAGGCCAACGCCCTGCTCGACCCGCCCGCCCCGCTGACCGCGAAAAACAAGCTCGACACCTTCTACCCAGTCAAAGACGCGGAACTGATGGATTTCGGTTTCATCCAGAGCGACTTCTTCTAA
- a CDS encoding sigma-54 dependent transcriptional regulator gives MLEAPVQRRLLVVDPCDDCHRLLPGLRTIGWDVDSCDLEAARERSCDVGLLRLQPFHLERPEAVKELISHSGTEWIAVLSPEVLRLQKVGDFVCEWFFDFHTLPFDVSRVQVTLGRAFGMARLRGQGSIHVDQPEHELLGDSRPIRDLRKLLSKLAPTESPVLIRGESGTGKELVARTLHRQSQRHDKPFVAINCGAIPEHLIQSELFGHEKGAFTGAHQRKVGRIEAAHGGTLFLDEIGDLPLELQANLLRFLQEKHIERVGGSQPIPVDVRVLAATHVDLEAAIAAGRFREDLYYRLNVLQVITAPLRERHGDLGMLASHFAHFYSQETGRRPRSFSEDALVAMGKHDWPGNVRELANRVRRGLVLAEGRQIQASDLGLQSLQAQDLPMGTLEDYKHRAEREALCDVLNRHSDNLSVAARVLGISRPTFYRLLHKHQIR, from the coding sequence ATGCTCGAAGCTCCTGTGCAGCGGCGCCTGCTGGTGGTCGATCCCTGTGACGACTGTCACCGCCTGTTACCCGGATTGCGCACCATAGGTTGGGATGTCGACAGCTGTGACCTTGAAGCGGCCCGCGAGCGTTCCTGCGATGTCGGCCTGCTGCGCCTGCAGCCCTTTCACCTGGAGCGCCCGGAGGCGGTCAAGGAGCTGATCAGCCACAGCGGCACCGAGTGGATTGCGGTGTTGAGTCCGGAAGTGCTGCGCCTGCAGAAGGTCGGTGACTTCGTCTGCGAATGGTTTTTCGATTTCCATACGCTGCCATTCGACGTATCCCGGGTTCAGGTCACCCTGGGCCGGGCCTTTGGCATGGCTCGCCTGCGCGGCCAGGGCTCGATTCATGTGGACCAGCCCGAGCACGAGTTGCTCGGCGACAGCCGGCCGATCCGCGACTTGCGCAAGTTGCTGAGCAAACTGGCGCCCACCGAGTCGCCAGTACTGATCCGCGGTGAGAGCGGCACCGGCAAGGAACTGGTGGCGCGCACCCTGCATCGCCAGTCCCAGCGTCATGACAAGCCCTTTGTGGCGATCAACTGCGGGGCGATTCCCGAGCACCTGATCCAGTCCGAGCTCTTCGGCCATGAAAAGGGCGCCTTTACCGGGGCCCATCAGCGCAAGGTCGGGCGGATCGAGGCCGCCCATGGCGGCACCTTGTTTCTCGATGAGATCGGCGACTTGCCGTTGGAGCTGCAAGCCAATCTGTTGCGCTTTCTGCAGGAAAAACACATCGAGCGGGTTGGCGGCAGCCAGCCGATTCCAGTGGATGTGCGCGTCCTGGCGGCGACCCACGTCGATCTGGAGGCGGCGATCGCCGCTGGCCGTTTCCGTGAGGACCTGTACTACCGGCTGAATGTGTTGCAGGTGATCACCGCACCCTTGCGCGAGCGTCACGGCGACCTGGGCATGCTCGCCAGTCACTTTGCCCATTTCTACAGCCAGGAAACCGGGCGCCGGCCCCGCAGTTTCAGCGAGGATGCCCTGGTGGCCATGGGCAAGCACGATTGGCCGGGCAATGTCCGTGAACTGGCCAACCGGGTGCGCCGGGGCCTGGTACTGGCCGAGGGGCGGCAGATTCAGGCCAGCGATCTGGGGCTGCAGAGCCTCCAGGCCCAGGATCTGCCCATGGGCACCCTGGAGGACTACAAGCACCGCGCCGAGCGCGAGGCCCTGTGCGATGTGCTCAACCGGCACAGCGACAACCTCAGCGTTGCGGCGCGGGTGCTGGGGATCTCGCGCCCGACCTTCTACCGTTTGCTGCACAAGCATCAGATCCGCTAG
- the paaX gene encoding phenylacetic acid degradation operon negative regulatory protein PaaX encodes MSSLAPLNHLIKRFQEQTPIRASSLIITLYGDAIEPHGGTVWLGSLIQLLEPMGINERLIRTSIFRLSKEGWLSAEKVGRRSYYSLTLSGRRRFDKAFKRVYSAAVPAWDGSWCLVMLSQLQPELRKQVREELEWQGFAAMSPLLLACPRSDRADVNATLQELGAQEDTIVFCTTAEDVLGSRALRLQVRESWNIDELAAHYSEFIQLFRPLWQALREQEQLQPADCFLARLLLIHEYRKLLLRDPQLPDELLPGDWEGRAARQLCRNIYRLIQAKAEQWLASALENADGPLPDVGESYYRRFGGLL; translated from the coding sequence ATGTCGTCCCTCGCGCCACTGAATCATCTGATCAAACGCTTTCAGGAACAGACCCCGATCCGCGCCAGCTCGCTGATCATCACCTTGTACGGCGATGCCATCGAGCCCCATGGCGGCACGGTTTGGCTGGGTAGCCTGATTCAATTGCTGGAACCCATGGGGATCAACGAGCGGCTGATCCGCACTTCGATCTTCCGTTTGAGCAAGGAGGGCTGGCTGAGCGCTGAAAAGGTCGGGCGTCGCAGCTACTACAGCCTGACCCTCAGTGGCCGCCGGCGTTTCGACAAGGCCTTCAAGCGGGTGTACAGCGCCGCTGTGCCGGCTTGGGACGGCTCCTGGTGCCTGGTGATGCTCTCGCAGTTGCAACCGGAGCTGCGCAAGCAGGTGCGTGAGGAGCTGGAATGGCAAGGTTTTGCCGCGATGTCGCCGCTGTTGCTGGCCTGTCCGCGCAGTGATCGCGCCGACGTCAATGCCACCTTGCAGGAACTGGGCGCCCAGGAAGACACCATTGTCTTTTGCACCACGGCCGAGGATGTCCTGGGTTCCAGGGCCCTGCGCCTGCAAGTGCGCGAGAGCTGGAACATCGATGAGCTGGCGGCGCATTACAGTGAGTTCATCCAGTTATTCCGCCCGCTGTGGCAGGCCTTGCGCGAGCAGGAGCAACTGCAGCCGGCCGACTGTTTCCTGGCCCGTCTGCTGCTGATCCATGAGTACCGCAAACTGTTGCTGCGTGATCCGCAGTTGCCGGACGAGCTGCTTCCCGGGGACTGGGAGGGCCGGGCGGCACGCCAGCTGTGCCGCAATATCTATCGCCTGATCCAGGCCAAGGCCGAGCAATGGCTGGCCAGCGCCCTGGAAAACGCCGACGGTCCGCTGCCGGATGTCGGCGAGAGTTACTACCGACGCTTTGGCGGACTGCTCTAG
- the paaY gene encoding phenylacetic acid degradation protein PaaY → MTCYSLDGLTPVVDPSAYVHPSAVLIGDVIVGPHCYVGPLASLRGDFGRIILEEGANLQDTCVMHGFPDSDTVVERNGHIGHGAVLHGCRIGADALVGMNAVVMDNAVIAARSFVSAAAFVKAGFACEPQSLVMGAPARVTRTLSDQEVAWKQAGTREYQHLTRRCLERMQVCEPLVQVEADRPRFAGSQVRPKHSL, encoded by the coding sequence ATGACGTGTTACAGCCTCGATGGATTGACTCCCGTGGTCGATCCCAGTGCTTATGTACATCCTTCGGCGGTGTTGATCGGTGATGTGATCGTCGGCCCGCACTGCTACGTCGGGCCGCTGGCCAGCCTGCGAGGGGACTTCGGGCGGATCATCCTCGAAGAGGGCGCCAATCTGCAGGACACCTGCGTCATGCACGGCTTTCCCGACAGCGATACGGTGGTCGAGCGCAACGGTCATATCGGCCATGGCGCGGTGTTGCATGGCTGCCGGATCGGCGCCGATGCGCTGGTGGGCATGAACGCGGTGGTGATGGACAACGCGGTCATCGCGGCGCGCTCCTTCGTTTCGGCGGCGGCGTTCGTCAAGGCCGGCTTCGCGTGTGAGCCGCAGTCGCTGGTGATGGGCGCGCCGGCTCGGGTCACGCGTACCTTGAGTGATCAGGAAGTGGCCTGGAAACAGGCCGGCACCCGCGAATATCAGCACCTGACCCGACGCTGCCTGGAACGGATGCAGGTCTGTGAGCCACTGGTGCAAGTGGAGGCCGACCGGCCAAGGTTTGCCGGCAGCCAGGTGCGCCCCAAGCACAGTCTTTGA
- the paaF gene encoding 2,3-dehydroadipyl-CoA hydratase PaaF, giving the protein MPQHLAVDTLSGGVRLITLQRPQALNALTTALLAELAQALAAAEADPHTQVVVLTGNRKAFAAGADLKEMAERDLTGILNDPRQSSWEQIRRFSKPLIAAVNGFALGGGCELAMHADIIIAGEDARFGQPEINLGIMPGAGGTQRLPRTVGKSLAMQMVLTGEAIDARHALRAGLVSEVTQPELVVERALQLARLIAGKAPLALRLAKEALLKAMDTDLASGLRLERHAFTVLAGTRDREEGIAAFQEKRPAQFSGH; this is encoded by the coding sequence ATGCCTCAACACCTTGCAGTCGACACCCTGAGCGGTGGCGTTCGCCTGATCACCCTGCAACGTCCGCAAGCCCTCAACGCCCTGACCACGGCCCTGTTGGCCGAGCTGGCGCAGGCCCTGGCTGCAGCCGAGGCCGACCCGCATACCCAAGTCGTGGTCCTGACCGGCAACCGCAAGGCGTTCGCCGCCGGCGCCGACCTCAAGGAAATGGCCGAACGCGACCTGACCGGCATCCTCAACGATCCGCGCCAGTCCAGCTGGGAACAGATCCGCCGCTTCAGCAAGCCGCTGATTGCCGCGGTCAACGGCTTCGCCCTCGGTGGCGGCTGCGAGCTGGCCATGCACGCCGACATCATCATCGCCGGCGAGGACGCACGCTTCGGCCAACCGGAAATCAACCTCGGGATCATGCCCGGCGCCGGCGGCACCCAGCGCCTGCCGCGCACCGTCGGCAAGTCCCTGGCCATGCAGATGGTGCTCACCGGCGAAGCCATAGATGCCCGGCACGCCCTGCGCGCCGGCCTGGTGAGCGAAGTCACCCAGCCGGAGCTGGTGGTCGAGCGCGCCCTGCAACTGGCCCGCCTGATCGCCGGCAAGGCGCCACTGGCGCTGCGCCTGGCCAAGGAGGCCTTGCTCAAGGCCATGGACACCGACCTGGCCAGCGGCCTGCGCCTGGAGCGCCATGCCTTTACCGTGCTGGCCGGCACCCGCGACCGCGAGGAAGGCATCGCCGCATTCCAGGAAAAACGCCCGGCGCAGTTCTCGGGCCACTGA
- the paaG gene encoding 2-(1,2-epoxy-1,2-dihydrophenyl)acetyl-CoA isomerase PaaG, which translates to MNFATLLFSIDQGVALISLNRPEQLNSFTPQMHGELRSALKQVRNNPEVRVLLLTGEGRGFCAGQDLGERNVDPGEAPPDLGQSIEAFYNPLVRELRDLPLPVICAVNGVAAGAGANLPLACDLVLAARSASFIQAFCKLGLIPDSGGTWLLPRLVGMARAKSLAMLGNRLSAEQAEQWGLIHQCVDDDALRDEALRLARHLASQPTYGLALIKRSLNASLHNSFDQQLDLERDLQRLAGRSADYREGVSAFLEKRSPVFKGC; encoded by the coding sequence ATGAACTTCGCCACCCTCCTGTTCTCCATCGACCAGGGCGTCGCCCTCATCAGCCTCAACCGTCCCGAACAGCTCAACAGCTTCACCCCGCAGATGCACGGCGAGCTGCGCAGCGCCCTCAAGCAGGTGCGCAACAACCCCGAGGTGCGGGTGTTGCTGCTGACCGGCGAAGGCCGCGGCTTCTGCGCCGGGCAGGACCTGGGCGAGCGTAACGTCGACCCCGGCGAGGCGCCGCCAGATCTGGGGCAATCCATCGAAGCCTTCTACAACCCGCTGGTGCGCGAGTTGCGCGACCTGCCGTTGCCGGTGATCTGCGCGGTCAACGGCGTGGCCGCCGGCGCCGGAGCCAACCTGCCCCTGGCTTGCGATCTGGTGCTGGCGGCGCGCTCCGCGAGCTTTATCCAGGCGTTCTGCAAGCTCGGGCTGATTCCCGATTCCGGCGGCACCTGGCTGCTGCCCCGGCTGGTGGGCATGGCCCGGGCCAAGTCCCTGGCCATGCTCGGCAACCGCCTGAGCGCCGAGCAGGCCGAACAATGGGGGCTGATCCATCAATGCGTGGACGACGACGCGCTGCGGGACGAAGCCCTGCGCCTGGCCCGCCACCTGGCCAGCCAACCCACCTATGGCCTGGCCCTGATCAAGCGCAGCCTGAATGCCAGCCTGCACAACAGCTTCGACCAGCAGCTGGATCTGGAGCGCGACCTGCAGCGCCTGGCGGGCCGCAGCGCAGACTACCGCGAGGGCGTCAGCGCCTTCCTGGAAAAGCGCAGCCCCGTCTTCAAGGGGTGCTGA
- the paaH gene encoding 3-hydroxyacyl-CoA dehydrogenase PaaH, with product MNPLSHNARIAVVGAGAMGAGIAQVAAQAGHPVLLLDKRPGAAAQAIAAIDQRLGQRVLQGKLAQSAQEAVRCRLQAAQSLEQLADSDLIIEAIAEQLPAKQQLFAELEALCRADCILASNTSSLSITAIAAGLRHPQRLLGLHFFNPAPVMALVEVVRGLASDPALADDLYRTMSRWGKHPVHSRSTPGFIVNRVARPFYGESLRLLQEGAGDCATLDALLREAGGFAMGAFELTDLIGQDINYAVTCSVHAAYYGDPRYQPSLIQKELVDAGYLGRKSGQGFYRYAADASRPPAVGLSSDTTVDHCVVEGDLGWAAPLVQRLESRGVQVIRRDGRGLLRVGEAILAPSDGRPAGQRARDEGLGNNLVLLDLALDYRQASRLAISCPQAIAPQALDQAVALLQRAGLQVSRLSDTPALAVLRTVAMLVNEAADAVLQGVASAADIDLAMRSGVNYPLGPLAWADQLGLHPLLKVLEHLQGAYGEERYRPSLLLRRHVAEGRTFHD from the coding sequence ATGAACCCACTCAGCCATAACGCACGTATCGCCGTGGTCGGCGCCGGGGCCATGGGCGCCGGTATCGCCCAGGTCGCGGCCCAGGCCGGGCACCCGGTGCTGCTGCTGGACAAGCGGCCGGGCGCCGCGGCCCAGGCCATTGCCGCGATCGACCAGCGCCTCGGCCAGCGAGTGCTCCAGGGCAAGCTTGCGCAGAGTGCCCAGGAGGCCGTCCGCTGCCGCCTGCAGGCGGCGCAGAGCCTGGAGCAACTGGCGGACAGCGACCTGATCATCGAAGCCATCGCCGAACAGTTGCCGGCCAAGCAGCAACTGTTCGCCGAGCTGGAAGCCCTGTGTCGCGCCGACTGCATCCTCGCCAGCAACACCTCTTCCCTGTCGATCACCGCCATTGCCGCCGGCCTGCGCCACCCACAGCGCCTGCTGGGCCTGCACTTCTTCAACCCCGCGCCAGTGATGGCCCTGGTGGAGGTGGTGCGCGGGCTGGCCAGCGATCCGGCGCTGGCGGACGACCTGTACCGAACCATGAGCCGCTGGGGCAAGCATCCGGTGCACAGCCGCTCGACCCCGGGTTTTATCGTCAATCGCGTGGCCCGGCCCTTCTACGGCGAAAGCCTGCGCCTGCTGCAGGAAGGGGCCGGCGACTGCGCCACCCTCGACGCCCTGCTGCGCGAGGCCGGCGGCTTCGCCATGGGCGCCTTCGAACTCACCGACCTGATCGGTCAGGACATCAACTACGCGGTGACCTGCTCGGTGCACGCGGCCTATTACGGTGATCCGCGCTACCAGCCGTCACTGATCCAGAAGGAGTTGGTGGATGCCGGCTACCTGGGGCGCAAGAGCGGCCAGGGCTTCTATCGCTACGCCGCAGACGCGTCACGCCCGCCCGCCGTCGGCCTGAGCAGCGACACGACCGTCGACCACTGCGTCGTGGAAGGCGACCTGGGCTGGGCCGCCCCCCTGGTCCAGCGCCTGGAGAGCCGGGGCGTCCAGGTGATCCGCCGCGACGGTCGGGGCCTGCTGCGGGTCGGCGAGGCGATCCTGGCGCCGAGCGACGGCCGCCCGGCCGGCCAGCGGGCCCGAGACGAAGGCCTGGGCAACAACCTGGTGCTGTTGGACCTGGCCCTGGACTATCGCCAAGCCAGCCGCCTGGCCATCAGTTGCCCCCAGGCGATCGCGCCCCAGGCCCTGGACCAGGCCGTCGCCTTGCTGCAACGGGCCGGGCTGCAGGTCAGCCGACTCAGCGACACCCCGGCGCTGGCGGTCTTGCGTACCGTGGCGATGCTCGTCAACGAAGCCGCCGATGCCGTACTGCAGGGCGTGGCCTCGGCGGCGGATATCGATCTGGCCATGCGCAGCGGGGTCAACTACCCCCTGGGGCCCCTGGCCTGGGCCGACCAACTGGGCCTGCACCCCCTGCTCAAGGTGCTGGAACACCTCCAGGGCGCCTATGGCGAGGAACGCTACCGGCCCTCCCTGCTGCTGCGGCGCCACGTGGCCGAAGGGAGGACCTTCCATGACTGA
- the paaI gene encoding hydroxyphenylacetyl-CoA thioesterase PaaI, whose amino-acid sequence MTEQAAMELARRCAQGLFQRDRASQALGMRLLSVAPGAARLGMTVSQDMLQGHGTCHGGVLFALADSAFAIACNSYDQATVAMGCSIEYIAPAHQGDTLTADCHEQNRRGRTGHYAVRIENQQGQLIALFQGKSYKVRGPVLTQETDHE is encoded by the coding sequence ATGACTGAGCAAGCCGCCATGGAGCTGGCCCGACGCTGCGCCCAGGGCCTTTTCCAGCGCGACCGGGCCAGCCAGGCGCTGGGCATGCGCCTGCTCTCGGTGGCTCCTGGCGCGGCGCGCCTGGGCATGACCGTCAGCCAGGACATGCTCCAGGGCCACGGCACCTGCCACGGCGGCGTGCTCTTCGCCCTCGCCGACTCGGCGTTCGCCATCGCCTGCAACAGCTACGACCAAGCCACGGTGGCCATGGGCTGCAGCATCGAATACATCGCACCGGCGCATCAGGGAGACACCCTGACCGCCGACTGCCATGAACAGAACCGCAGGGGGCGCACAGGGCACTATGCGGTTCGCATCGAAAACCAGCAGGGACAGCTGATTGCCCTGTTTCAAGGCAAATCCTACAAAGTGCGCGGCCCAGTGCTGACACAGGAGACAGACCATGAATGA
- the pcaF gene encoding 3-oxoadipyl-CoA thiolase, translating to MNDALIIDAVRTPIGRYAGALSSVRADDLGAIPLRELLRRHPQVDWSEVDDLIYGCANQAGEDNRNVARMSALLAGLPTRVSAVTLNRLCGSGLDAVGSAARAIRSGEAGLVLAGGVESMSRAPMVLAKAESAFSRQAELYDTTLGWRFVNPLMQQQYGIDSMAETAENVAEQFSISRADQDAFALRSQLRASAAQASGRLAREIVPVSIAQRKGPPLEVSVDEHPRAATTLEQLQKLPTPFRPDGSVTAGNASGLNDGACALLLASPALAQRHDLRPRGRVVAMATAGVEPRIMGIGPVPACHKVLDLAQLSLADLDVIELNEAFAAQALAVLRELGLADDDPRVNPNGGAIALGHPLGMSGARLVTTALHELEQRQGRYALCTMCIGVGQGIALIIERL from the coding sequence ATGAATGACGCACTGATCATCGATGCCGTCCGAACCCCGATCGGGCGCTATGCCGGGGCGCTGAGCAGCGTGCGCGCCGACGACCTGGGGGCGATCCCCCTGCGCGAACTGCTGCGCCGCCATCCGCAGGTCGACTGGAGCGAGGTGGACGACCTGATCTACGGCTGCGCCAACCAGGCCGGCGAGGACAATCGCAACGTGGCCCGCATGTCGGCACTGCTGGCCGGGCTGCCGACCCGCGTATCGGCGGTCACCCTCAACCGCCTGTGCGGCTCCGGGCTGGATGCCGTGGGCAGCGCCGCCCGAGCGATTCGCAGTGGCGAGGCCGGACTGGTCCTGGCCGGCGGCGTGGAGTCCATGTCCCGGGCACCCATGGTGCTGGCCAAGGCCGAAAGCGCCTTCTCGCGCCAGGCCGAGCTGTACGACACCACCCTGGGCTGGCGTTTCGTCAACCCCTTGATGCAGCAGCAGTACGGCATCGATTCGATGGCCGAGACTGCGGAGAACGTCGCCGAACAGTTCAGCATCTCCCGCGCCGATCAGGACGCCTTCGCCCTGCGCAGCCAGCTGCGCGCCAGCGCGGCCCAGGCCAGCGGCCGCCTGGCCCGGGAGATCGTCCCGGTAAGCATTGCCCAGCGCAAAGGCCCGCCGCTGGAGGTGAGCGTCGATGAACACCCCCGGGCCGCAACCACCCTGGAACAGCTGCAGAAACTGCCGACGCCCTTCCGCCCTGATGGCAGCGTCACCGCTGGCAACGCCTCGGGACTCAACGACGGCGCCTGCGCCCTGCTGCTGGCCAGCCCGGCCCTGGCCCAGCGTCATGACCTGCGGCCCCGGGGCCGGGTGGTGGCCATGGCCACCGCCGGGGTCGAACCCAGGATCATGGGCATCGGCCCGGTGCCGGCCTGCCACAAGGTGCTGGACCTGGCCCAGCTCAGCCTGGCGGACCTGGACGTGATCGAGCTCAACGAGGCCTTTGCCGCCCAGGCCCTGGCGGTGCTGCGCGAACTGGGGCTGGCGGACGACGACCCGCGGGTCAACCCCAACGGCGGCGCCATTGCCCTGGGGCATCCCCTGGGCATGAGCGGCGCGCGACTGGTGACCACCGCCCTGCACGAACTGGAGCAGCGTCAGGGACGTTATGCCCTGTGCACCATGTGCATCGGGGTCGGCCAAGGCATTGCCCTGATCATCGAGAGGCTGTAA